From a single Bacillus pseudomycoides DSM 12442 genomic region:
- the pxpA gene encoding 5-oxoprolinase subunit PxpA, whose product MVTVDLNCDLGEGFGAYKIGNDDKILPFVSSVNIACGFHAGDPTVMRQTVEKALYHNVEIGAHPGFPDLIGFGRRMMYISPEEVYDYVLYQIGALDGFIRAAGGRMHHIKPHGALYNMAATDQEIADAIAKAIYHINPDLFLYGLAKSKFIQAAEKYELKLVQEAFADRTYQLDGTLTSRTEENALIKNEDIAIEQVLQMVKERNVKAVGGKIINIDAQTICIHGDGEHAVQFAERIYRTFRLNDISICAPK is encoded by the coding sequence ATGGTTACCGTTGACTTAAATTGTGATTTAGGAGAAGGCTTTGGTGCATATAAGATAGGAAACGATGATAAAATTCTTCCGTTTGTTTCATCAGTAAATATTGCATGCGGTTTTCATGCTGGTGATCCAACTGTCATGCGTCAAACTGTTGAAAAAGCGTTGTACCACAATGTGGAAATAGGAGCACATCCAGGGTTTCCGGACTTAATTGGATTTGGTAGAAGAATGATGTATATTTCGCCAGAAGAGGTCTATGATTATGTTTTATATCAAATAGGGGCATTAGATGGATTTATAAGAGCGGCAGGAGGAAGGATGCACCATATAAAACCGCACGGTGCACTTTATAATATGGCAGCCACTGATCAAGAGATTGCGGATGCAATTGCAAAAGCAATTTATCATATAAATCCAGATTTATTTCTGTATGGATTAGCGAAAAGTAAATTTATACAAGCAGCTGAAAAATATGAACTGAAACTCGTGCAGGAAGCATTTGCCGATCGTACGTATCAATTAGATGGAACATTAACAAGCCGAACAGAAGAAAATGCACTCATAAAAAATGAAGATATAGCAATTGAACAAGTGTTGCAGATGGTTAAGGAAAGAAATGTAAAAGCAGTTGGTGGAAAGATTATCAATATCGATGCACAAACAATTTGCATACACGGTGATGGTGAGCATGCAGTTCAATTTGCAGAAAGAATATACAGAACATTTAGATTAAATGATATTTCTATTTGTGCACCAAAGTAG